Part of the Paenibacillus sp. FSL R7-0273 genome is shown below.
ATTGTCCATGCAGACATACTGCCCCACAGAGGCGATGTTGTCCTGCGAGGCATGCACAGGCTTGGTTGACACCGAGAGAAAGGCAAGCTCCTGATGCCGGTTGCAGAACAGGCAGTATCCCTTCTTGTTCACGGGTAGAAGCCTTCCTTCAATTCCAATGAACTGGCCTTCATACGGATAGACAATGAACAGCTTGTTGGCAGCGATGTCTACCCAGCTCAGATAGGTGATGTACCGGAAATCAATTGTACTCAGATCAGGTACCTTCAGCTTCTTGGTCTTGGGAAAAAGCTTCTGGATCTGCTTCAGCGTAACGTCCGGATAAGGGACCATGAGCGGCTCCATACTGTCAAGAAAGCGCTGAAAGTCATAACCTGACTCAAAGGCCGAAATCTGCTCAAGCAGCTCCCGCTGGTCCGCAGTCAGTTCAGTAAAAGCATTAACCACCGTGTCAGCCGCAGTGTACCTCACCGTCTCCAGCACTCTCCGGTCTGCAACCGTCCGCAGCGTGTTCTGCAGGAAATCCGCCTGCTTCTTAATCACGTTAAATTGATGGTTTCTAATAAATGGTGTATTCATAGGTTTTCGCCCCTTAGATATGATAGTTACTCTCATACCGGTGCAAAGCCTACTATTAGAAACGATAAAATCTAGTTTGGGCGACTGAATTATTGTCTTTTATCGCACCCCACGCAAAGTATCGCCCCTGATCAGGCTTTGCATGAGGACAGCCTAGCTAATGAGCAGTTATTCAATGCCATCGGGTTAACCCCCTATTCCGTTCACATGCCCAAAGTATAGCAGGAAAGCGGCCTTTGCTCAATCACAGCAAACATGTCTACCGCTCATCCATCATTGCCAGCAGCTGCCCGTAGCGCTCCAAGGTACCTGTATCCTCTACCCTTACCCC
Proteins encoded:
- a CDS encoding FusB/FusC family EF-G-binding protein, with amino-acid sequence MNTPFIRNHQFNVIKKQADFLQNTLRTVADRRVLETVRYTAADTVVNAFTELTADQRELLEQISAFESGYDFQRFLDSMEPLMVPYPDVTLKQIQKLFPKTKKLKVPDLSTIDFRYITYLSWVDIAANKLFIVYPYEGQFIGIEGRLLPVNKKGYCLFCNRHQELAFLSVSTKPVHASQDNIASVGQYVCMDNLACNHSITSTEALERFVRSVRKP